In Terriglobales bacterium, a single window of DNA contains:
- a CDS encoding sigma-54 dependent transcriptional regulator, which translates to MNQERASAEILIVDDDAGLAGTLRDFLIEQGYTAVVALSGAEAVAALEENPALALALVDLVMPLTDGLSLMEQIHQRNADLPVVIMTGYATVETAVEAIKRGAEDYLTKPFDRQAVKKKVGRLMEVHRLRHRVAQLEADLKEVNDPFETLVFVSPQMQRVIERARAAAASDAAVLIVGETGTGKEMLARAIHRASRRAGEPFVAINCGALPHELVESELFGFRRGAFTGAYNDAPGVFVSAGRGTVFLDEIGEMPKDAQVKLLRVLQEKELRPVGSTRPVRIDVRIIAATNRPLAQLRSEFLRDDLYFRIATVVIEVPPLRARREDILVLAQHFTAQLSDRYGRHVTLSRSATELLVNHGFGGNVRELQNVLESATALSQADPQTITDKDIKMLVGAPPAPTMRLEEHPLALDEMERVAIERSLRICQGNRTRAAALLGISRDTLYRKIRDLKILAEPAK; encoded by the coding sequence GTGAACCAGGAACGGGCCAGCGCCGAGATCCTGATTGTTGATGACGACGCCGGGCTGGCGGGCACGCTGCGCGATTTTCTGATTGAGCAGGGATACACGGCGGTGGTGGCGCTTTCGGGCGCCGAGGCCGTGGCCGCCCTGGAGGAAAACCCCGCCCTTGCGCTGGCCCTGGTTGACTTGGTGATGCCATTGACCGACGGTCTTTCTCTGATGGAGCAGATTCACCAACGCAACGCCGACTTGCCGGTGGTGATCATGACCGGCTACGCGACCGTCGAAACCGCCGTAGAGGCCATCAAGCGCGGCGCCGAGGACTACCTCACCAAGCCCTTCGATCGCCAGGCGGTGAAGAAAAAAGTCGGGCGACTGATGGAAGTGCATCGCCTGCGCCATCGCGTGGCGCAACTGGAGGCTGACCTCAAGGAGGTGAACGATCCATTCGAGACGCTGGTGTTCGTGTCGCCGCAGATGCAGCGGGTGATAGAGCGCGCCCGGGCGGCGGCGGCGAGCGACGCCGCGGTGCTCATCGTCGGCGAAACCGGGACCGGAAAAGAGATGCTGGCGCGCGCGATTCATCGCGCCAGCCGCCGCGCGGGAGAACCGTTTGTCGCAATCAATTGCGGCGCGCTGCCGCACGAACTGGTGGAAAGCGAACTGTTCGGCTTCCGCCGCGGAGCGTTTACGGGCGCCTACAACGACGCTCCGGGCGTATTCGTATCCGCTGGACGTGGCACAGTGTTTCTGGACGAAATCGGAGAAATGCCGAAGGACGCCCAGGTCAAGCTGCTGCGCGTACTGCAGGAAAAGGAACTGCGGCCGGTGGGCAGCACGCGGCCCGTCCGCATCGACGTGCGCATCATCGCCGCAACCAACCGGCCGCTGGCGCAGTTGCGGTCGGAGTTCCTGCGCGACGACTTGTACTTCCGCATTGCCACGGTGGTGATCGAAGTTCCGCCATTGCGCGCGCGGCGCGAGGACATCCTGGTGCTGGCGCAACATTTCACCGCGCAGCTGTCGGACCGCTACGGCCGCCACGTGACCCTGTCGCGCTCGGCGACCGAGTTGCTGGTCAACCACGGATTTGGCGGCAACGTACGCGAACTGCAAAACGTCCTGGAAAGCGCGACGGCACTGTCGCAGGCCGATCCCCAGACGATCACCGACAAGGACATCAAGATGCTGGTGGGTGCTCCGCCCGCGCCGACCATGCGGTTGGAGGAGCATCCGCTGGCGCTGGACGAAATGGAGCGGGTGGCGATCGAGCGCTCGCTGCGCATCTGCCAGGGCAACCGAACGCGCGCGGCGGC